The window TAGTCCATCTGCAAACGGCAAGGGCGACTACTTCAGGCCCGCGGGACCGCAGCATCATtctgtgtcccctccccacctccccaagTCTCAGCCACGAGTTTCCTGCCTTACttgatggtggggggtggggtaagGGTGAACAGGAGCTGTCTGCAGCATGTCATGCCAAATAGAGGACGGACTGCCACCTAAGAGCACAAATCTTAACTTTGGAAGTAGGGGTAAGTGGAGAAAAAGCAGATCACGGTGCAGCAGTGTTCTAATAGCGCTCCCCGTCGGTTGGATCGTATCTATTCCGTGAGTTCCCGAAACCCTCGGCCACCCCAGTGACAGCTGCCCAGTACAGGGGGGTCCACTCCCGGGAAGGTTCCCCGTCCAACCCGCGGCCCAGAGGGCAAGTCCCCCGCCCTCGGAAATGCTTCCCAGATACCCCCGAGTGTTGTCTCACGTTTCCTCTAGCCCGGGGTTCCAGCCTTACCATGCCGTCGGAGCAGTTGGAGCGCGGGCTAGACGCATCCGAGTCGCCGCTGTAGTGCTCGCCGCCTCGGCTGGCGGACAGTGGGCCCGGCGCGTAGAAGGCGGCAGCTGCTCCGGGCGGCGCGGCGTCCTGGTCGCGTAGCAGCGCTTGTAGACCCTCGATATAGCGGATAGCGTTGCGCAGGATCTCCACCTTGGGCAGCCGCTGGTTAGGATTACTAGACGTACAGCGCTTGAGCGTCTCAAAGGCCTCGTTGACTTTGCTCAGGCGGCGCCGCTCGCGCATGGTGGCGGCCTTGCGGCGGTCGGCGTTAGTGGTCTTGCGCTTGCACGCCTTGCAAGCCCACAGCAGACAGCGGCCCGCCTGGTGGTGTCCGCTAGGCGCACGCACATGCTCGTCCTCGCGCGCGCCCGGGGCTGGGTGCACAGCCGCAGGGAAGTGCGAGTGTTCCTCCGGCTTCAGGAGCGCACCCACGTGCACGAGGCGAGGGTCTAGGTCCTCGAAGAAGCGCAGGTCTGGCGAGTCGAAACATGGATCATCGTAGAAGTCGTCCGCTGTGGCAAAGTTGCACAGAGAGCCGTCGGGGCCCGTCAAGTCTACGTCGCGCAGCGGCGGCGACAGCAGCTCCATATCCCGGCCGGGGGCGGCGCAGTCCTGGCTTTGCCCAACCCCAGCGGCAGGAGTTGCCCGAAACTTTCTGCCGCTCTGGAGCTCCAGCCGTATGATAGCAAAATGCCGGGGGTCTGAATGTATGCCCAAACGCTCCCCCACCCTGCTCTGTCCCGTCCTGTCGGGCCTGACGGGCCCCCTGGAAAGTGACGGCAGGGCTTTggggcttctccacccctatctTAAAGCCAGGCGCCGAGGGCTATTTATCCGTAGTAGCCTACAGGCCCCCCGGGCGGGAGCGGGCTGCTGGAGGCGGGGGAGCCCGAGGCCAATAGGAACGGGGCAGGGAGGAGCTTGTGATCCCCAGGGTGGCCACGGGAGCCACCCCTACCTCTCCACACTCCGCGCGCGCGCGCTCCGTCTCCTCCctaggcaggaagggaggcagaagcTGGCAACTCAATGCAACTGCACTTGGCTCCCGGGCACACTCTTTCTAAACCTCTCCAGCACGAGACTCTTCCTGTGTCCACGGGAAACGGTGGCAGCGGGCACTCACCTCCCAGCTGATTTTGGGACCCTCTGTCCTCTGATTGAGGGAGGGGGGCGCCAGAAGCAGGGAGGCTTAGAAATCAGATCGGGAGAGATTTGAAGAGAAACACATAGGAATGGGGAGAGACACTAGAGCTGAGATAGAGAGGTGTGAGAGATACACCCAGAGGCTGAGAGACATTCAGAGAGCAGAAAGCTCCAGAGTCAGAGGCAGAGAAACACGCAAGGAGAGAAAGCCTCCGAGAGTCTAAGTGGGCCAACCTGAGACACATTGGACGTGGCGGCCTTGTCCCTAAACTAGTTCCTATTCATCTTCCCCGGACGTTTAGAAACCCAGCTGCATCTATACAGGAGTCCAGGATTGCTGCTAAAGCTTCAAGTCAATCTCTTCAAACTCAGACCTGCCCCTACTTGGAGGTAGGGAAGCAGACTTATCTCAACCCGCGCGTTTTGGCAGCCGGGTATCCAGAGCGGCTATAGGGAGAGGTATCCCTTCGGCTGGAGAGAAAACTCCACCAGCTCACGTCGTGCCTCCCCCTTGCGCAAAGTGCCGGAAGAGTCCATTGCGTCAAGGCCTCGAACACTCAGGCTCGAGCACCCCATTTCAGAGTGGAGTCTCTGAGAGTGGAGTTTGCGGACCTATGACCTGAGTTCTATTCCAGACCCCGCAGTTTCCTGTTTGATTTTGTGGAAGTCACTCACCTTCCGAGCCTGTTTCCCCACTTTGTAAATTTGGGGATAATAACAGCGATCTCTTGGAGAGATTGGGGCAATGGTGGTGAAATCTAGAGACAAAAATATGTGGAAGCCCTCAGTTCGAGGGCTTGCTTCTGTTGCTGGCACCCAGTGGACTGTGTGCCCCCTGTGGGCTTCCTAGCTGTTGGCTGGGACACTGAGCCCTGACAGGGACCCATGTAGTCTTGGCACTCAGCCCCCACAGAGGCCACAGCTGCATTTCTTTCCAGCAGGTCCGCTGCAGAGGCTGGGTGGAGGAGAAGCCAACCACCACGGATTCTCTGGCTACCTCACAAGCCCTTTACCCGTACCCCCCTAGGGCTTCTCAGCCTTTTCCTGAATCTGCAGCCACACCTTCCTCTCAGCACTCTGGCTAGAGCTCTCCCTTCCATCAGACACTCCCTTGGGTCTCTTCTCCTGGAGCCCAGAGATATAAACAAGAGTGATTTTTGTGCCTTTCCCACTAACTTCTGGAAGTTAACTTCCTAACTGGCTCTCTGGActctgggaagccctctctgccCACCAAACCTAGAGGGCTCTTTTAGAGCCTTGCCTACTTCACTTATAGCTGTGATGAAGGTCCCCTTTATGAAGTGCTCGCCTCCCTTCACCCCATACACCatcttcatttattcactcaacataCTGTGGAGCATCTATATGTGCCGGCTACTAGTCCATCCGGGTGATGGGgataaaacaatgaacaaaatcaaGACCCCACTTTCATGGTGATTACATTTTAGAGTAGGGtgacaataaattattatttttttaaaataaatttttattaatgttaatgggatgacattaataaatcagggtacatatattcaaagaaaacatgtctaggttatctcttcattaaattatgttgcatacccctcgcccatagtcagattgtcctctgtcaccctctatctagttttctctgtgcccctccccctccccctaactctctccctccctccttcctgcgtcctccctccccccacccctggtaaccaccacactcttgtccatgtctcttagtctcgtttttatgttccaccaatgtatggaatcatgtagttcttgtttttttctgatttacttatttcactccgtataatgttatcaagatcccactattttgctgtaaatgatctgatgtcatcatttcttatggctgagtagtattccatagtgtatatgtgccacatcttctttatccaatcttctattgaagggctttttggttgtttccatgtcttggccactgtgaacagtgctgcaatgaacatggggctacatgtgtctttacgtatcaatgtttctgaggttttggggtatatacccagtagagggattgctgggtcataaggtagttctatttgcagttttttgaggaaccaccatactttcctccataatggttgtactactttacagtcccaccaacagtggatgagagttcccttttctccgcagcctctccaacatttgctgttacccgtcttgttgataatagctaatctaacaggggtgaggtggtatctcattgtacttttgatttgcatttctctaataactaatgaagctgaacatcttttcatatatctgttggccatttgtatttcttcctgggagaagtgtctgttcatgtcctcttcccatttttttattggattgtttgtttgtttgttgttgagttttatgagttctttgtaaattttggatattaggcccttatctgagctgttgtttgaaaataacatttcccatttagttggctgtctgtttattttgatatcagtttctcttgctgagcaaaaactttttattctgatatagtgccattcatttatctttgccttcacttctcttgccattggagtcaagttcataaaatgttctttaaaacctaggtccatgagtttagtacctatgtcttcttctatgtactttagaCAATAAACTATTAAACAAGGAAGTATATGATGTCAGGAGGTTATAAAttctataaagaaatataaaataagtcaaaGGAACAAAGCAATgaagattattttattatatggaaTGGTCAGGCAAGGCCTCTCTGGGATGATTACATTTGAGCAGAGAGCTGAatgaagtggaggaggagggcagAAGCAGACATCTGGAGCCAGACAGAGGGGGgaaagcatgtgcaaaggtcctggagCAGGATTGTGTTTGGCAGATTTAAAGTACAGAAAGGAGGTTGGTATGTCTAGAGAAGGGTGAGCAAGTGGGAGAGTGGTAGGAGCTGGGGCCAGAGAAGGAGCAAAGGACTTGTATTCTGGAAAGCCACTGGAGGCCTTGAGCAGAAGAGAAGAATGTTATGGTCTGACTTAGATTTTAACAGGAGCACGTCGGTTATAGAGAGCAAGggcagaagcagggagaccaaCTGGAGACCATCGTGATGTTCAAAGTGAGTAGTAATGGTGGCTGAGGTGTGGGTGGCAGCTATGCTGATGGTGCAAGTGGCTGAGTCCCAGATATATTTTGAAGATGGAGCCAGCAAAATTTATTCAGAATTGGATGTgggcagtgagaggagaggagctaAGGATGACTCCTGGAAGAGTGAAGCTGGGGAAGAGCAAGTCTGTGGGTGTCTGATTAAGAGTCCAAGTTTGAGCAAAATTTGAAATGCATATTCAATGTCCAGGTGGAGATGTCAAGTAGTCAGAGGGGTTTATGAGGCTGGAGTTCCCGAGGAGAGATCTGTGCATGTGGAAGACCTCTGCACTTGACCTCTGAGACATCTCTCAAGTCTCTCCATCTCCAGTGTCCCCGTCCTGGACTAAGCTGCCACACTGCTGGCGTGGACGACCCCAACAGCCTCCTTGCTGCTCTTCTTACTTCCGCTCTTGCCCCAGTGTATCCGCTCACTACACAGCAGCCTGAGTAACCCCTTAAAACCATAAATGGGATTATATCCCTCTTCTGCTTCAAACTCCCTAACAGCTTTTCATTACACTTAGAATAAAACCTCATCTTCTCACCCTGGCCTAGAAGGCCCTGCAGGAGTGGCCCTCAGTCCATCTCTGCAGTTCTACCTGAGACACTGTTCCCTTTGATCACTCCGTTCTGGCCTGACCACGTTTCTAGTTTTCCAACACTCTGAGCGTGGTCCTGCCTCAGAGCCTTGTGCTTGCTCATTATTGTACCCTCCCTTGGGCCCTTCCCAGgattggctgcttttcctgtatCAGGTCTCAGCTCAGACATTGCCACCTAGGGTAGCTGGGTCACATCAGCCTGCTCATTTCCTTCCTAACACAGCCActccttaattattttctttattagttcattgattgatggatgtagctccatgaaggcagggacaTTTTGTTCATTATGGCATTTCCAGAAACCAACACAGGGGCTGTCGCATAGTAGGAACTTGATCAatgttgagtaaatgaataaatgggtgATCCTTTGAATCTCTATGTGTATATTTAACTTCTTGAAATGTATCATTTATTAGGATGGTGGTATTTTTTCCTAAACTGGACAGTTGCATGCACAGGTAGACATACATGTCTAGTCACACTTGTTTCCAGGCAAAACTCAGGCCTATTGGCCCAGCCCCAGGGTATGGTTCTTGAGGTTGAGCTATCATACATGGCTTGCTGTAAAATCATAACAGTGTATCAAAGAGATATTTGATGCTTATTATAAAGCTTGAGTCTTTTTACTTGACTAACACTCACAATAAGGaatgtgaataaaaatatttcttcctacTTGCTTAGACCTCAGCAAAATGCCTGACAcgtagtaggcactcaatagatatttgttggataaatgaatgactgaatcAAACTATTTAGTTGAAGAGTACCCTGAGATTTCTGGGTGAGCTCTTCAAACTACATATTCATACAAATCTAGACTTTTCTCaagcaaagaaaacacagaaataaattggATGCTGAGACTTAAATGACTACAACTTTGCTTTTTGTGTTTTGCATTCATAAAAACCACCTCAGGGCTGTCATCAAGGTGCCTttgcaataaataaatgcaatgttCCAACTTACCaaacacatttaatattttatcagttGTGGCTTAGAAATCTAAACTGCTTTAATAGTTTTAAACTTGATTTGTAGTTATATCTTCTTCAGTAATTGGAGGCACTCTTAAAAAATGCACACACACCCTCGTGGTATATGCCACTTTTATATGCGACTACCACAGGGGATTTTGTTTGCTACAGGGCTTATTATGCTGCTTGAAGAGTTGGGAATCTCTAGACCTGATGCCCTTACAGACCTCTCCAGCACGGGAACCCGGGCCTGCCCTACATCACTCTTCTGGTTGTGCCACCACATCTTTGGGGAGAGGTTTGCCAACAGCCTCATCTCAATCCCGTTCTCTCtgaaagagcagagagaagtgTTTCTGCCCTGGGACCTGGTGCCTTTTAGTCCTAGTGCTGTGTTGGGGCATGGGGGAAAAGAACATCAAGTTTGGAAGTTGAAAGAGTTCAAACCTTTATACCACAGAGTCTAGTCAAGGGTGTCCCTCAGGGACACAGGTGCTGGGCTTGTTCTGGGAGAGCTTGAGGGTCCTGTGGAGGGGCCATCCCCCAGCCCCTCTTCCTCCAGTTCAAGGCTGAGCAGACTGGTGGGCTACGTGATTTGGGGCAAGTGCACGCCTCACCCTGGGCCTTGTTTTCCGGTCTCCACAGTGAAGAGCCCCTTTGGcggcaggtggggagggagggctcCCTGGCCTCTTCTTCCTCCAGTGTTCTGTCCCCCTCCTCAGCTCCCTTGGCCTGCCTGCCTGGGGCTATAAATGGAGAGCCAGCCTCCGGACAGGAATGCGGAGCGTTCCTGGCTGTGCCCCACAGTGTTGCACCCTCAGGGAGCGGCCAGCCCCAGCTCCGGGCAgcctttatatacatatatatagcctCTGGAAACCCAATCCACCCCGCACCTGTCCTGGTCTTCAGGCACCCTGCCCCTGCCAGGCTGGATGTGTGGCCTCTCCCCTTGGCCTGGCACAGGATGCGTatctggccccagatgggggtgccACAGGTCCGGAGGGTGAAAACCTGAGTGGGCCAGATGGGACAGCCCAGCCCCCCTCATGACCCAAGGATGGGACAGCCCAGCCCCCCTCACTGACCCAAGGATGGGACAGCCCAGCCCCCCTCATGACCCAAGGCTTTCCCTTCTTGTTCCTGGATTCACCCTGAGCACAACCCTCTGTCCCCTGCCAACTTGGATCCCTGGGGAAGCCCGAAACTGCCTGCCACATGGGTATAGATCCTGCATGGGGTCCAGTCTGGGTTAGTCAGACATGGTCCCAGATTCAGGGCCAGGGTCCCAGAGAGTCTCCCTAGATGGCCATACTTCCCAGTTTGGGGTCCTCTCCAGCCGTCCACACATCAGCAGGGCCTGGGAGTTTAGCGGATGAACTGGGAGTTGGAGAAGAGGGGCCCACACAGAGGGGGAGGGCACAGGGAGACAACACCAGCAGGTATGCTTCCTTCCTGCCCTGGTGAGCAGGGGCGGATGTGTGGGCAGTGTGGCCCTGTGGGCGCTGTGGGGCCCACGCCCACTTCCAGTCACCCACTCTAATTGGTTCACTCACTCAGCAAATACTTGTGCAGCTCATgttctgtgccaggtgctgggaatACAGCAAAGCAGAGCTGCCTGCCCTGTGGAGCTGACATTCCAACCGAAAGCACAACAGTAAACAAGTTGTGCACTGATGAGGAAATTGTGAAATACGTCAGAAGATGAGATGTGATATGGCGAAAACAGTAAAAGCAGAGCAGGCTGAGTGGGATTAGGGTGCTATGGTGGGATGGCTGCAGAATTAGAGTGGTCAGGGTGACAAAGTGGCATTTGAGCACAGAAGTAAAGGAGATTTGGGGTGAGCCatgtgcccatctggggaagaGTATTCCAGGCAGAAAGAACATATTGAGCACCTTCTATGGGACAGTCACCTCTGCCAGGCGCAGGGGATCCTATGGGGAACAAAAGAGGCACGGCTCTGGTCTCCTGGGAATGTGTGGCCTGAATGGTGCTGCCTGggctgggtgagggggtggggctggCATGAGATGCGGGCTGCGGATGGCTCCCGTGGCTGACTTGTGACCACATGGTCAGGTGAGGATGGGATGCTTCTTACGCATGAAACGTGTGTACGCTGCATTGTGTGCACAGGGAGGGGCGCCTGAGGTCAGCGTGGCATCGTCGGAGGAACCCCCGTAACCCGCACAGCTTCTCACCCCGACTGCCCCGCGTGCCATGTGCACCTCACTTGCCTCTTACCTCCAGGTGCCTCCGGACTGGGAAGCCAGTGCAGAAGTTAGCAGGAGCCAGACTGCTTGACGGAGGCCGGGAAAGCTGAGGCCCAATGTAAGAACCACCTGGTACCTGCTGTGTACACCTCACCTACGGAACAAACCTCACACCCCCTGTCCACAACACACGTGTGTCTCACACTCACTGCTCATATCCTGGGTCGGGGACATCCACCCCTTGGTCTCAGTGTGAACACTTGCTTTCACCTATGTGTCTGGTTGTCCCCACTCCATCCTGAAAGAACACCAAGGGGTCGTATTGGCCATGGCATCCTTCTCTTTGTGGTTTCTAGTTCAAACTTTTTAAGCTGAATCTTCCTGCCTAGAGAAGGTCAGGCCTCCTTGTCAGTACTGAAGGAGGAGCAGCTCTGGGCTGAGGGGAGAGCTGAGATGGGGGGCCTGGCTCTGAGGACAGCACATGTAGCAAGATCCCGTGGGCAGCTGTGGGGGCCCGGGGAGGGACCTTGGCTCCCCACCCCTCTACCGCTGCCTCCATGCTGCCCAGTCGGCCCACCTGCCAGCCTGG is drawn from Saccopteryx leptura isolate mSacLep1 chromosome 1, mSacLep1_pri_phased_curated, whole genome shotgun sequence and contains these coding sequences:
- the MYOD1 gene encoding myoblast determination protein 1, coding for MELLSPPLRDVDLTGPDGSLCNFATADDFYDDPCFDSPDLRFFEDLDPRLVHVGALLKPEEHSHFPAAVHPAPGAREDEHVRAPSGHHQAGRCLLWACKACKRKTTNADRRKAATMRERRRLSKVNEAFETLKRCTSSNPNQRLPKVEILRNAIRYIEGLQALLRDQDAAPPGAAAAFYAPGPLSASRGGEHYSGDSDASSPRSNCSDGMMDYSGPPSGARRRNCYDGTYFSEAPSEPRPGKSAAVSSLDCLSSIVERISTESPAAPALLLADAPPESSPGSHEAAAPNEGDRGTPTPIPDAAPQCPVGANPNPIYQVL